AAAACTGTAAAATCCCACCCGCCGCTTTCGGCCATCCGGGAAAAATTCAAAATGGAATTCTCCCGCCTTCCGGAGGATATCAAGTCCGTCAAGGCGCATAACATCTATCCGGTGCATTTAAGCCAGCGGCTACAGAAGATGCAGGAAGATTTATAAGTTTGCCCCAAAAAACTGCGAGTTGATACTATTTTCAGGGGATATGATTATGGTCGATGAACTCGAATGGCAAACCCGACGTGATCGGATCAATAAAAAGCTTAGCACCCTCAAGCCCGCCTGGAAAATTGTCAAATATTCTGAAGGTCTCGATATTAAATCCTTTGCACATCATGCCGTGGAAGAGTACCCCACGGCGAATGGACCTGCGGACTATGCTTTCTTTGTTAAGGGTAAGCTGCTCGGCATCCTGGAAGCCAAAAAGGTAACGGTGGGGCCGCAGAACGTTCTGGAACAGGCCAAGCGGTATGCCAAAGGGGCCTTCAGCGGGCCGGGCAATTGGAACGGCTACCGGGTTCCGTTTCTTTATGCCTCCAATGGCGAAATCATATGGCATCTCGATGCCCGTAACACGAAGAACATATCCCGCCGAATATCAAATTTTCACACGCCGGATGCACTGGCCGAGTTTTTTGAAAGCGACGCCGCCAAAGGATTGGAATGGCTGCAATCCAATCCCGTCGATATTGAACGGCTGCACGATTTCCAGCGTAAAGCCATTGGTAAGATCGAATCGGCCATCATTAAAGGCAAGCGGGCCATGCTCATTGCCATGGCAACCGGGACCGGCAAGACGTTTACCACGGTTTCCCTGATTTATCATCTTTTAAAGGCCAAGGCCGCCCGCAGGATTTTGTTTCTGGTAGACCGTCGGGCGCTGGCCGCACAGGCGGTACGTGAATTTGCAGCGTTTACGACACCTTCGGGAAACAAGCTCAGTCGGGAATACGAGGTTTACAGCCAGCGCTTTCACAAGGACGATTTCGGAGATGACACACCCTTTGACCCCAAGGTGCTTCCCAATGAATATCTGACTGCTCCCAATGCGACCCATACGTTTGTCTATGTTTCAACCATCCAACGCATGACGATCAATCTTTTCGGCTGGGAAAATGCTTTTTCCCAAGGTCAGGACGACCCGGATTATGAGGCCGATACGGAAATGCTGGACATACCGATTCATGCGTTTGATGTCATTATTGCCGACGAATGCCACCGCGGGTATACGGCCAGCGATACTGCCGTCTGGCGCCGGCTGATGGATTATTTTGATGCGATTAAAATCGGACTGACCGCCACACCGGCTGCACATACCTTGGCGCTGTTTAAAGAGGTCGTTTATCGCTATACCACTGAAGAGGCCATCCAGGAAGGCTATCTGGTGGATTACGATGCCGTAAAAATAAAATCGAATGTGCGCATGAAAGGCATTTTTCTGAAGCCGGGGGAACAGGTGGGGGTGATCGATACCCGGACCGGCGAGGAAACCTATGACCAGTTGGAGGATGAGCGCGAATTTCCCACCCAGGAGATTGAGCAAAAAGTCACTGCGCCGGAGAGCAATC
This Desulfobacterales bacterium DNA region includes the following protein-coding sequences:
- a CDS encoding type I restriction-modification enzyme R subunit C-terminal domain-containing protein; this translates as MVDELEWQTRRDRINKKLSTLKPAWKIVKYSEGLDIKSFAHHAVEEYPTANGPADYAFFVKGKLLGILEAKKVTVGPQNVLEQAKRYAKGAFSGPGNWNGYRVPFLYASNGEIIWHLDARNTKNISRRISNFHTPDALAEFFESDAAKGLEWLQSNPVDIERLHDFQRKAIGKIESAIIKGKRAMLIAMATGTGKTFTTVSLIYHLLKAKAARRILFLVDRRALAAQAVREFAAFTTPSGNKLSREYEVYSQRFHKDDFGDDTPFDPKVLPNEYLTAPNATHTFVYVSTIQRMTINLFGWENAFSQGQDDPDYEADTEMLDIPIHAFDVIIADECHRGYTASDTAVWRRLMDYFDAIKIGLTATPAAHTLALFKEVVYRYTTEEAIQEGYLVDYDAVKIKSNVRMKGIFLKPGEQVGVIDTRTGEETYDQLEDEREFPTQEIEQKVTAPESNRKIIKEVAKYAYKHQQETGRFPKTLIFAVNDLPHTSHCDQIVTICRDEFGQGDNFVQKITGSPSVDRPLQKIREFRNRPTPKVAVTVDMLSTGVDIPSLEFIVFLRPVKSRILWVQMLGRGTRRCPDIYKTHFTIFDCFDGTLIEYFKDTTDFKVELPQKEPIPLEQVIENIYQNVDRRYFISVLVKRLRRIERNMSGEAREQFSAFIPDGDIRKFAANLPKLIRDDFTHTLNLLRDKKFQNLLINYPRAKRTFIVGYETEDEVSSEVMIHAGSDYQKPEDYLDAFTRFVRENHEQIEAIRILLQRPRAWRTEALNELREKLKRNNFPEKELQKAHKLVYRKSLVDIISMVKHGAVKESPLYTAPERVGRALQKVMAGRHFNDEQQQWLGYIREHLIANLTIELEDFDDVPVFERQGGAGKARKVFGADLEALIAEINYAVAA